In the Anoplopoma fimbria isolate UVic2021 breed Golden Eagle Sablefish chromosome 7, Afim_UVic_2022, whole genome shotgun sequence genome, one interval contains:
- the pop7 gene encoding ribonuclease P protein subunit p20 yields the protein MTEPRNPGMSSVPQTAPVHTDPTSPAVEMDPVEYTLRKRLPRKLPKRRNDVYVNMKTDFRAQLARCQKLLEGGGHKEICVHGLGLAINRAINIALQLQASSQGALQLAANTSTVELVDDLEPEDPDEAGEPMTRTRNNSAIHIKVYYPDPQ from the coding sequence ATGACAGAGCCACGCAACCCAGGAATGTCCTCCGTGCCTCAGACAGCCCCAGTGCACACTGACCCCACCTCTCCGGCTGTAGAGATGGACCCAGTGGAGTACACCCTTAGGAAGCGCCTCCCCCGGAAACTCCCAAAGAGACGGAACGACGTCTACGTCAACATGAAGACTGATTTCCGGGCTCAGCTGGCACGCTGTCAGAAGCTGCTGGAAGGTGGGGGTCATAAGGAGATCTGTGTACACGGCCTGGGCCTGGCCATCAACAGGGCTATCAACATTGCCCTTCAGCTGCAGGCAAGCAGCCAGGGGGCGCTGCAGCTGGCAGCCAATACTTCCACGGTGGAGCTCGTGGACGACCTGGAGCCTGAAGATCCTGATGAGGCCGGGGAGCCAATGACGCGCACACGCAACAACTCGGCCATTCATATTAAGGTTTACTACCCTGACCCGCAGTGA